A portion of the Natronococcus sp. AD-5 genome contains these proteins:
- a CDS encoding transcriptional regulator — protein MSRPALVGNVTAMLEDAGFVVSDRCAIRPKSFDVAARRGDDLLLVKILGNIDAFNEETGHEMRRLGTYLQATPLVLGLRSRDEDLKPDVVYFRHGVPVLSPDTAYNLFVENVPPLIYAAPGGLYVNIDGDLLADEREDRDLSLGQLASQLGVSRRTVSKYEDGMNASVEVAMALEELFDAPLTSPVDVLEGADEVHESESTPDDPAADPTDERVVAVFTRAGYQVHPTVRSPFKAVSEDEDDSGVVLTGHSEFTKAAEKRARIMSSIGRVTRTQSVYIVDRAKRESVDGTALVEREELEELRDAGDLRAVIRERAEHEEAA, from the coding sequence ATGTCCCGCCCCGCACTGGTCGGCAACGTCACCGCGATGTTAGAGGACGCGGGATTCGTGGTCAGCGACCGGTGTGCGATCCGGCCGAAAAGCTTCGACGTCGCCGCGCGGCGCGGCGACGACCTGTTACTCGTGAAGATCCTCGGGAACATCGACGCGTTCAACGAGGAGACCGGTCACGAGATGCGCCGCCTCGGAACCTACCTCCAGGCGACTCCGCTCGTCCTCGGCCTGCGCAGCCGCGACGAAGATCTCAAACCCGACGTCGTCTACTTCCGACACGGCGTCCCCGTCCTCAGCCCCGACACGGCGTACAACCTGTTCGTCGAGAACGTCCCGCCGCTGATCTACGCCGCACCCGGCGGGCTCTACGTCAACATCGACGGCGACCTGCTCGCCGACGAGCGCGAGGACCGCGACCTGAGCCTCGGCCAGCTCGCGAGCCAGCTCGGCGTCTCCCGGCGCACCGTCTCGAAGTACGAGGACGGCATGAACGCCTCCGTCGAGGTCGCGATGGCCTTAGAGGAGCTGTTCGACGCGCCCCTGACCAGCCCCGTCGACGTCCTCGAGGGCGCCGACGAGGTCCACGAGAGCGAGTCGACGCCGGACGATCCGGCGGCCGACCCGACCGACGAACGAGTCGTCGCCGTCTTCACGCGGGCCGGCTACCAGGTCCATCCGACCGTTCGCTCGCCGTTCAAGGCGGTCAGCGAAGACGAAGACGACAGCGGCGTCGTCCTGACCGGACACTCCGAGTTCACGAAGGCCGCCGAGAAGCGCGCCCGGATCATGAGTTCGATCGGTCGCGTGACTCGCACCCAGTCCGTGTACATCGTCGACCGCGCGAAACGCGAGTCAGTCGACGGGACCGCGCTCGTCGAACGCGAGGAGCTCGAGGAGCTCCGCGACGCGGGCGACCTTCGGGCGGTCATCCGGGAGCGCGCGGAGCACGAAGAGGCGGCCTGA
- a CDS encoding glutathione S-transferase N-terminal domain-containing protein, translating to MAAITLYELPGCPYCAKVRTKLDDLEIDYDVIEVPRSHGDRTEVERVSGQTGVPVITDEAEGVEGMHESDDIVEYLEETYA from the coding sequence ATGGCTGCTATTACGCTGTACGAACTCCCCGGCTGTCCGTACTGTGCGAAAGTCCGCACGAAGCTCGACGACCTCGAGATCGACTACGACGTGATCGAGGTGCCCCGATCTCACGGGGATCGCACCGAGGTCGAGCGCGTCAGCGGTCAGACCGGCGTTCCGGTCATCACCGACGAGGCCGAGGGCGTCGAAGGAATGCACGAGAGCGACGACATCGTCGAGTACCTCGAGGAAACCTACGCCTGA
- a CDS encoding NCS2 family permease, whose translation MGASDRVAEYFGFDEYDTDLRTETLAGVTTFLAMAYIIVVNPAILSGAILWNHETGEFQGEATINGTVYGEGEIIQMIAVVTILASIVAILVMAFYANRPFGLAPGMGLNAFFTFTVVVLLGVPWQLALAAVFVEGIVFIALTAVGARRYIIELFPEPVKFSVGAGIGVFLLFLGLQEIELVVPDDATLVTLGNVLQSPVAALSLAGLALTLLLYARGVRGSIIIGIVTTAVAGWGLTLAGAVSPGILTPEGSYDQVTNDGFLSMLGSVQYDFTPLFWGFVDGLGMIGDDPLVFALVVFTFFFVDFFDTAGTLIGVSQIGGFLDERGDLPEIEKPLMADAIGTTFGAMMGTSTVTTYIESSAGVEEGGRTGFTALVVGALFAFALFVVPLMQAVPQYATYLALVVVGIIMLQGVTDIDWQDPAWAITAGLTITIMPLTTSIANGLAAGIISYPLLKASMGEREDVSLGQWLLALAFIVYFVVYFSVEAGSVTF comes from the coding sequence ATGGGGGCTTCCGACAGAGTCGCGGAGTACTTCGGATTCGACGAGTACGATACGGACTTGCGGACGGAAACGCTCGCCGGCGTCACGACGTTCCTGGCGATGGCGTACATCATCGTGGTGAACCCGGCGATCCTGAGCGGCGCGATCCTCTGGAACCACGAAACCGGCGAGTTCCAGGGCGAGGCGACTATCAACGGAACGGTCTACGGCGAGGGCGAGATCATCCAGATGATCGCCGTCGTGACGATCCTCGCCTCGATCGTCGCCATCCTCGTGATGGCGTTCTACGCGAACAGGCCGTTCGGACTGGCGCCGGGGATGGGGCTGAACGCGTTCTTCACGTTCACCGTCGTCGTTCTCCTCGGCGTTCCGTGGCAACTCGCGCTCGCGGCCGTCTTCGTCGAGGGAATCGTCTTCATCGCGCTCACCGCCGTCGGCGCGCGCCGCTACATCATCGAACTGTTCCCCGAGCCGGTCAAGTTCTCAGTCGGGGCCGGTATCGGCGTGTTTCTGCTCTTTCTCGGACTGCAGGAGATCGAACTCGTCGTCCCGGACGATGCAACGCTCGTTACGCTCGGCAACGTTCTCCAGAGTCCGGTTGCCGCGCTCTCGCTCGCGGGGCTCGCCCTGACGCTGTTGCTGTACGCTCGCGGCGTGCGCGGGTCGATCATCATCGGCATCGTCACGACGGCCGTTGCCGGCTGGGGGCTCACGCTCGCCGGCGCGGTTTCGCCCGGGATACTCACGCCCGAGGGCTCCTACGACCAGGTGACGAACGACGGCTTCCTCTCGATGCTCGGCTCCGTCCAGTACGACTTCACGCCGCTGTTCTGGGGCTTCGTCGACGGGCTGGGAATGATCGGCGACGATCCGCTCGTCTTCGCGCTGGTCGTGTTCACGTTCTTCTTCGTCGACTTCTTCGACACCGCGGGGACGCTCATCGGCGTCTCGCAGATCGGCGGCTTCCTCGACGAGCGGGGTGATCTACCGGAGATCGAGAAGCCGCTGATGGCCGACGCGATCGGTACCACGTTCGGCGCGATGATGGGTACCTCGACCGTGACGACGTACATCGAATCCTCGGCCGGCGTCGAGGAAGGCGGCCGGACCGGCTTCACGGCGCTGGTCGTCGGCGCGCTGTTCGCGTTCGCGCTGTTCGTCGTCCCGCTGATGCAGGCGGTCCCCCAGTACGCCACCTACCTGGCGCTGGTCGTCGTCGGGATCATCATGCTGCAGGGCGTCACCGACATCGACTGGCAGGATCCCGCGTGGGCGATCACCGCCGGATTGACGATCACGATCATGCCGCTGACGACGTCGATCGCGAACGGACTCGCCGCCGGGATCATCAGCTACCCGCTGCTCAAGGCGTCGATGGGCGAGCGCGAGGACGTCTCTCTCGGTCAGTGGCTACTGGCGCTCGCGTTCATCGTCTACTTCGTCGTCTACTTCTCGGTCGAGGCGGGGTCCGTCACGTTCTGA
- a CDS encoding potassium channel family protein: MRFVIVGYGRVGSRTARILNEEGHDAVIVDKDPDRVERARNDEFETIRGDGADEEVLLEAGIDTADAVGAFTPDLNANFAACMVGKHHDCRTVMRIDEDYREDIYEKYAEDVDEIIYPERLGAAGAKTAMLGGDFNVVADLATNLQLTVLEIRDGSPAVGKRISELELPESARIYAHGRARESLTIPLPGTELDVGDEVAIITETDSVEDVRAALLPASA, from the coding sequence ATGCGATTTGTCATCGTGGGGTACGGACGAGTCGGATCGCGGACGGCGCGCATCCTGAACGAGGAGGGACACGACGCCGTCATCGTCGACAAGGATCCCGACCGGGTCGAACGCGCCCGGAACGACGAGTTCGAGACGATCCGGGGCGACGGCGCCGACGAGGAGGTGCTGCTCGAGGCGGGGATCGATACCGCGGACGCGGTCGGCGCGTTCACGCCGGACCTCAACGCCAACTTCGCGGCCTGCATGGTCGGCAAACACCACGACTGTCGCACCGTCATGCGGATCGACGAGGACTACCGCGAGGACATCTACGAGAAGTACGCCGAAGACGTCGACGAGATCATTTACCCCGAACGGCTCGGCGCGGCGGGCGCGAAAACGGCCATGCTCGGCGGGGATTTCAACGTCGTCGCCGACCTCGCTACCAACCTCCAGCTGACCGTCCTCGAGATCCGCGACGGATCGCCCGCGGTCGGGAAGCGGATAAGCGAACTCGAGCTCCCCGAATCCGCGCGGATCTACGCGCACGGTCGTGCGCGCGAGTCGCTGACGATTCCGCTCCCGGGAACCGAACTGGACGTCGGCGACGAGGTCGCTATCATCACCGAGACGGATAGCGTCGAAGACGTTCGGGCGGCGCTGTTGCCCGCGTCCGCTTGA
- a CDS encoding DNA methyltransferase, whose product MDDGDRHRQSRLFTDDDGGFDAERARDESLPVEDGDVIDTDRLADHQRYVEGRGIYDERNRVNDLTGKEWKYATKSVIAEGYPPDVQHDLRSEHGGQKPPRLCAELIGRFSKAGDTVLDPFAGVGGTLLGASFCEHEGTGLREAIGFERNERWVDVYGDVLERENEERCARGEPPLAEQDMRRGDCADLIDDVPADSVDLLLTDVPYWHMDELEQTRNTREIRESKLGTFDADEADAGDGDGDGAETEDATRTKAEWLADLAEKFDRFADAVAPDGHAVVFIGDMYRDQSYEFLSADLARAIESTASLSLAANLVWYDPTKDLHVYGYPFSFVPSMVHQNVLVFRLENDG is encoded by the coding sequence ATGGACGACGGGGACAGGCACCGCCAGAGTCGGCTGTTCACGGACGACGACGGCGGATTCGACGCCGAGCGCGCTCGAGACGAATCCTTGCCGGTCGAAGACGGCGACGTGATCGACACGGACCGCCTCGCCGACCACCAGCGCTACGTCGAGGGGCGGGGGATCTACGACGAGCGCAACCGGGTCAACGACCTCACCGGCAAGGAGTGGAAGTACGCGACGAAATCCGTCATCGCGGAGGGGTACCCGCCGGACGTCCAGCACGACCTGCGGAGCGAACACGGCGGACAGAAGCCGCCGCGACTCTGTGCGGAGCTGATCGGCCGGTTCAGCAAGGCCGGCGACACCGTCCTCGATCCGTTCGCCGGCGTCGGCGGCACCTTGCTCGGCGCGAGCTTCTGCGAACACGAGGGAACCGGGCTCCGCGAGGCGATCGGATTCGAGCGCAACGAGCGCTGGGTCGACGTTTACGGGGACGTCCTCGAGCGCGAGAACGAGGAGCGGTGCGCCCGCGGAGAGCCGCCCCTCGCCGAACAGGACATGCGCCGCGGCGACTGCGCCGACCTGATCGACGACGTCCCCGCCGATTCGGTCGATCTCCTGCTGACCGACGTGCCGTACTGGCACATGGACGAACTCGAGCAGACCCGCAATACGCGCGAGATCCGCGAGAGCAAACTCGGTACGTTCGATGCGGACGAAGCCGACGCCGGAGACGGGGACGGGGACGGCGCCGAGACCGAGGACGCGACCCGAACGAAAGCGGAGTGGCTCGCCGACCTGGCCGAGAAGTTCGACCGGTTCGCCGACGCGGTGGCGCCGGACGGCCACGCGGTCGTCTTCATCGGCGACATGTACCGCGACCAGTCCTACGAGTTCCTGTCGGCGGACCTCGCGCGGGCGATCGAATCGACCGCGTCGCTTTCGCTCGCGGCGAACCTTGTCTGGTACGACCCGACGAAGGATCTCCACGTCTACGGCTATCCGTTCTCGTTCGTTCCGTCGATGGTCCACCAGAACGTGCTCGTCTTCCGACTCGAGAACGACGGCTGA
- a CDS encoding DUF7513 family protein → MSFIRKYLKGWKFRDTTPSLTVGDELDVFVAESNSRNEGHVYVGDTHLIVEGAGPETVEKRVRVRVTEFDDATATGRGEFVEVVGESSYTG, encoded by the coding sequence ATGAGTTTCATCAGAAAGTACCTCAAAGGATGGAAGTTCCGCGATACGACCCCGTCGCTCACCGTGGGCGACGAACTCGACGTCTTCGTCGCGGAGTCGAACAGTCGGAACGAAGGCCACGTCTACGTCGGCGACACCCACCTGATCGTCGAGGGTGCGGGGCCCGAAACGGTCGAAAAGCGCGTCCGCGTCCGGGTGACTGAGTTCGACGACGCGACCGCGACGGGTCGCGGCGAGTTCGTCGAGGTCGTCGGCGAGAGCTCCTACACGGGCTAG